The proteins below are encoded in one region of Mangifera indica cultivar Alphonso chromosome 7, CATAS_Mindica_2.1, whole genome shotgun sequence:
- the LOC123220300 gene encoding uncharacterized protein LOC123220300 — MERLCQNTISSLTVSTWRFLADYFGGQSLWHYVWHYESDLQNLKAQLERLKFVEQRVLHKNQAAERNGEQIGIEIVEWLNKVDELIHNTRTIIDDEWKGNNRFLGGFCLNFGTRYRLGMKSARKVQDIVSLLSKGKKFLEISSRPIPEEISSLITAAEIYPISYLLNYKRYYENLINEVEKLTDAEEHTQNMMKAAERNGEAIFEDVLHWLDDVQKLVHNLRTFEFFELKANTRCFFGLCPDLIARYSLGKKAVKLLKDVTQLRGEEVSGRVSYPIIPANIWLTSTKAYENFRSRKSTLDCLHDALKDNSINIIGLHGMGGIGKTVLLKQVAALVEANKLFDVVIFVEVTPTPNIKKIQGDIADYLGLMFREETVHGRASKLLNRLKKERNMLVILDNIWESLDLRDVGIPVGDDHEGCKLLLTSRDREVVSKMGSQCIFTVGVLDEEEGFGLFKKIVGDYAENQEFQSLAIDIAKACGGLPIAIDSIAMSLRGKDVSTWRDELRILRRLSFNDFTGFLATVYSSIKFSYDFLRSEKLKSTFLLSSLVKHSDDVCIMELLKYGMGLGLFEEASTLEEAQNITYHLVYELKSSSLLLDGHSSEWFTIHDLVLRIAMAIAERDLHALILRKDTAIDMDALRSCKAISIHDSNITELPEGLECPQLNFFSLLSGNPFVKIPENFFTRMTKLSVLKLTKIHLLSLPSSLRLLVNLRTLCFDQCKLGNIVGIGDLKNLEILSLSHSDIKFLPNDMSGLTRLRMLDVSNCSKLKIISPNVISRLCNLEELYMGNSFVQWEAEDGNSERRNASIDELQHLSKLTSLEIHTNDANFLQRDLLSKKLKRFKIFLGNEWDWFDDYGTSRTLKLKLNSSILQQDGIIRLLNGTEELYLDELQDVENALFELDEEGFPRLKHLHIQNNSSFRCIAYSMDRNPHYAFPNLESLFLHNLSNLEKVFYGQFSTLSFCNLKIIKVEKCDNLKDLFSLTFARGLPQLQTLEAIECKNLLEIFTAEREDEIHSSEVIDKTELGQIRSLSLKSLSHIRSLMRFPTSQSNEGISEDESRSDMPLFSERVLFPRLEVLELGEIPIEKIWHNRISSMSSSVQNLTHLILCGCKKLKNIFSSSISTSFMNLQHLEICHCDVLEEIIIMEELREEESNEITIYDPLSELREEEEREGIIFPCLECLVIKDLEKLTRFCSGNYIEFPSLKQLEIEQCPQFKAFIFTNIGTDSEETQPFFNGKVALPSLEEMVISGMDNLKMIWDSQLSTQSFRKLKVIEVHNCDNLLTILTSNVCERLWQLESLTVTACGLLEEIFDLQMLNFEERRSKAQLRELVIHGLPSLRHVWKKDHQVMFSFPKLNIVRVSGCQSLEYLFPASIAGNLLELGELEMVNCGVREIVSEEERVEDTVRFVFPRVTFLKLSMLQQLQCFYPGIHTSEWLELKKLEVHDCGNVKIFSSKFLSNQEINAPAEQPLLLAQKVFLKLEELKLGGEVFAMIWQGAFPDYLFRKLEVLHILKDESDVFPLYSIQRFHNLEKLILSYALCREIFSHEEVEGYAKVLTKIKTLKLFVLPYLKYLWNQKSELGTVLPNLEILDVWWCDNLISLVPPSASFHNLTTMEVWFCKTLKNLVAFSTAKTLVQLKEMKICGCELMTEVVANEGDVKEAEIEFCKLRSLTLFRLQSLKSFCSGNYAFRFPCLEELFVMECPKINIFCRGTLSTPNLQEVQQTWAADIWRWDGDLNTTIHQLYKRGNAETSDED, encoded by the exons atggaGCGGCTATGCCAGAATACGATTTCCAGTTTGACTGTTAGCACTTGGCGATTCCTCGCTGATTATTTCGGAGGGCAGTCTCTTTGGCACTACGTTTGGCACTACGAGAGCGACCTTCAGAATCTCAAGGCTCAACTTGAGAGGCTGAAATTTGTCGAACAGCGCGTGCTGCACAAGAATCAGGCTGCTGAAAGAAATGGGGAACAAATAGGAATTGAAATTGTGGAGTGGCTGAATAAAGTGGACGAGCTTATTCATAACACAAGGACCATTATTGATGATGAATGGAAAGGAAACAATAGATTTTTGGGGGGGTTTTGTCTTAATTTTGGAACCCGCTATCGGCTCGGTATGAAATCAGCCAGGAAAGTCCAGGATATAGTTTCTCTCTTATCTAAAGGGAAAAAATTCCTTGAAATTTCCTCCCGTCCCATTCCGGAGGAGATTTCTAGCTTGATTACTGCGGCTGAAATTTACCCGATTAGTTATCTGCTCAACTATAAGAGATACTATGAGAATCTCATTAATGAAGTTGAGAAGTTGACCGATGCCGAAGAGCATACGCAGAATATGATGAAGGCTGCCGAAAGAAATGGAGAAGCGATTTTTGAGGATGTTTTACATTGGCTGGATGATGTTCAGAAGCTTGTCCATAATCTCAGGACATTTGAATTCTTTGAACTGAAAGCAAATACCCGATGTTTCTTTGGGTTGTGTCCTGATCTGATAGCCCGTTATAGTCTCGGCAAAAAAGCAGTGAAGCTACTGAAAGATGTTACTCAACTCCGGGGAGAAGAAGTGTCCGGTAGAGTTTCTTACCCTATCATTCCTGCCAACATCTGGCTTACTTCTACAAAAGCTTATGAGAACTTCAGATCAAGGAAGTCCACTTTGGATTGTTTACACGATGCATTGAAGGATAATAGTATCAACATCATTGGGCTGCATGGAATGGGTGGCATTGGCAAGACTGTGCTACTGAAGCAAGTTGCGGCTCTGGTTGAGGCAAACAAGCTCTTTGATGTTGTGATTTTTGTCGAGGTAACCCCGActccaaacataaaaaaaattcaaggagACATTGCAGATTATCTAGGACTGATGTTCCGTGAGGAGACAGTACATGGTAGGGCAAGTAAGCTACTTAATAGATTGAAGAAAGAGAGGAACATGCTTGTAATATTAGATAATATCTGGGAAAGTCTTGATTTGAGGGATGTTGGAATTCCTGTGGGAGATGATCATGAGGGATGTAAATTATTGCTAACCTCAAGAGATCGAGAAGTAGTAAGCAAGATGGGTTCTCAATGTATTTTCACTGTTGGTGTTttagatgaagaagaaggatttggtttatttaagaaaatagtaGGTGATTATGCAGAGAACCAGGAGTTTCAGTCCTTAGCAATTGACATTGCCAAGGCATGTGGAGGGTTGCCTATTGCCATTGATTCAATTGCCATGTCTTTAAGAGGCAAGGATGTATCTACATGGCGGGATGAATTGCGAATTCTGCGAAGACTTTCATTTAATGACTTCACTGGGTTTCTTGCAACGGTCTATTCAAGTATAAAGTTCAGTTATGATTTTTTAAGAAGTGAGAAACTCAAGTCAACTTTTTTGCTTTCTAGTCTAGTGAAGCATTCCGATGATGTTTGCATTATGGAGTTGTTGAAATATGGAATGGGTTTGGGCTTATTTGAAGAAGCTAGTACGCTGGAAGAAGCACAGAATATTACATATCATTTGGTCTATGAACTCAAAAGCTCTTCTTTGTTGCTTGATGGTCATTCAAGTGAATGGTTTACCATTCATGATCTTGTTCTTCGTATTGCCATGGCAATTGCAGAAAGAGATCTACATGCTCTTATACTGAGAAAAGATACTGCAATAGATATGGATGCACTTAGAAGCTGCAAAGCAATCTCTATACATGACAGTAATATTACAGAGCTTCCTGAAGGTTTGGAATGTCCGCAACTGAATTTTTTCAGTCTACTTTCTGGGAATCCATTTGTGAAAATTCCAGAAAACTTTTTCACAAGAATGACAAAGCTTAGTGTactaaaattgacaaaaatacaCTTATTGTCACTACCTTCCTCGCTTCGTCTCCTTGTAAACCTTCGGACGTTGTGTTTCGATCAGTGCAAATTGGGAAATATAGTTGGTATTGGAGACTTGAAGAACCTAGAAATCCTTAGCTTATCCCATTCTGATATTAAGTTTTTGCCTAATGATATGAGTGGCTTGACTCGGCTGAGGATGCTAGATGTGAGCAATTGTtccaaactaaaaattatttctccAAATGTAATATCAAGGTTGTGTAATTTAGAAGAACTGTATATGGGTAACAGCTTTGTTCAGTGGGAAGCTGAAGACGGCAACTCTGAAAGAAGAAATGCTAGCATTGATGAGTTGCAGCATTTGTCTAAATTGACATCTTTAGAAATACATACTAATGATGCCAATTTTCTACAGAGAGATCTTTTATCTAAGAAGTtgaaaagatttaaaatattcttaggAAATGAGTGGGACTGGTTTGATGATTATGGGACTTCCAGAACACTGAAACTCAAGCTCAATTCTAGCATTTTGCAACAGGATGGGATAATCAGGCTATTGAATGGGACTGAAGAACTTTACCTAGATGAATTGCAGGATGTCGAGAATGCTCTTTTTGAATTAGATGAAGAGGGTTTTCCACGGCTGAAGCATCTCCACATCCAGAATAATTCCTCCTTTCGGTGTATTGCTTACTCAATGGACCGGAACCCTCATTATGCTTTTCCCAACTTGGAGTCGCTCTTTCTTCACAATTTGAGTAATTTGGAGAAGGTATTTTATGGTCAATTCTCTACATTGTCATTTTGCAATCTAAAAATCATAAAGGTGGAGAAGTGTGATAATTTGAAGGACTTGTTCTCATTGACCTTTGCCAGAGGCCTACCACAACTTCAAACACTTGAGGCGATTGAATGCAAGAATTTGTTGGAGATTTTTACTGCCGAAAGAGAAGATGAAATCCATAGCAGTGAAGTGATTGATAAGACTGAGTTAGGCCAGATACGATCCTTGTCCTTAAAATCTCTTTCACATATTAGAAGCTTAATGAGGTTTCCTACCTCACAGTCCAATGAAGGCATTTCAGAGGATGAGTCACGTTCAGACATGCCGCTTTTCAGTGAAAGG GTTCTGTTTCCCAGGTTGGAGGTGTTGGAACTCGGTGAAATTCCCATTGAAAAGATTTGGCACAATCGAATTTCGTCAATGTCTTCTTCCGTTCAGAATTTAACACATTTGATCTTGTGTggatgtaaaaaattaaaaaatatcttttcatcttcaataTCCACAAGCTTCATGAACCTCCAACACCTTGAGATATGCCACTGTGATGTTTTGGAAGAGATAATAATCATGGAAGAgttgagagaagaagagagtaACGAAATCACAATCTACGACCCTCTTTCAGAgttaagagaagaagaagaaagggagGGCATAATCTTCCCTTGTTTGGAATGCTTGGTCATAAAAGATCTAGAAAAACTTACAAGATTTTGCTCAGGAAACTACATTGAATTTCCATCTTTGAAACAGTTGGAGATAGAGCAGTGCCCTCAATTCAAGGCATTCATCTTTACAAATATAGGCACAGATTCAGAGGAGACTCAACCATTCTTCAATGGAAAG GTTGCATTACCAAGCTTAGAGGAAATGGTAATCTCTGGCATGGATAACTTGAAGATGATATGGGACAGCCAACTCTCCACGCAATCTTTTAGAAAACTGAAAGTAATTGAAGTCCACAACTGTGATAACCTGTTGACTATTTTAACTTCTAATGTGTGTGAAAGATTGTGGCAGTTAGAATCTCTAACTGTTACGGCTTGTGGTTTATTAGAAGAGATATTTGATCTGCAGATGctaaattttgaagaaagaCGTTCTAAAGCTCAGTTAAGAGAATTGGTTATCCATGGTCTACCAAGCTTGAGGCATGTGTGGAAAAAAGACCACCAAGTAATGTTTTCCTTTCCAAAGCTAAACATAGTGAGAGTTTCTGGATGTCAGAGTCTAGAATATCTGTTTCCAGCCTCCATTGCAGGGAACCTTTTGGAACTTGGAGAGCTTGAGATGGTTAATTGCGGTGTGAGGGAGATTGTTTCAGAAGAAGAAAGGGTAGAAGATACTGTTAGGTTTGTCTTTCCACGGGTAACCTTCCTCAAACTCTCAATGCTGCAACAACTTCAATGTTTCTATCCTGGAATACATACTTCAGAATGGCTGGAGTTAAAAAAGTTGGAGGTGCATGATTGTGGCAATGTGAAgatattctcttcaaaattTCTTAGCAACCAAGAAATTAATGCACCAGCTGAACAACCCCTCCTCTTGGCTCAGAAG GTCTTCCTAAAATTGGAGGAGCTAAAATTAGGTGGAGAGGTCTTCGCAATGATATGGCAAGGCGCATTTCCAGACTACCTCTTTCGCAAACTTGAAGTTCTTCACATTCTGAAAGATGAATCAGATGTTTTTCCACTTTATTCTATTCAGAGATTTCACAATTTGGAAAAACTCATTCTAAGTTATGCTTTATGCCGAGAGATATTCTCACATGAAGAGGTGGAGGGATATGCCAAGGTGTTGACAAAGATTAAAACTTTAAAGTTGTTTGTACTTCCTTATCTGAAGTATTTGTGGAACCAAAAGTCAGAACTAGGCACAGTTCTTCCAAATCTTGAAATTCTTGATGTATGGTGGTGTGATAATTTGATCAGTTTAGTGCCGCCCTCAGCATCTTTCCACAATTTAACAACTATGGAAGTGTGGTTTTGCAAAACATTGAAGAACCTAGTAGCATTTTCAACAGCCAAAACTCTTGTTCAACTTAAAGAAATGAAGATATGTGGATGTGAACTGATGACAGAAGTTGTAGCAAATGAGGGAGATGTAAAAGAAGCTGAGATTGAGTTTTGTAAATTGAGGAGCTTAACACTTTTTCGTTTACAAAGTCTTAAAAGTTTCTGTTCTGGTAATTATGCCTTCAGATTCCCATGTTTGGAAGAATTATTTGTAATGGAATgccccaaaataaatattttctgcCGAGGAACTTTAAGCACACCAAACTTACAAGAAGTACAGCAGACCTGGGCTGCGGATATATGGCGTTGGGATGGTGATCTTAATACAACCATACATCAATTGTATAAAAGAGGG AATGCTGAAACTTCTGATGAAGACTGA